AGGAATTGGCGCGCTTCCTCATGGTGTGGTTGGCCTTCCTCGGCGCGGCCCTCGCTTACCTGCGCCGTCAGCACCTGGGCGTGGAGATCCTCGTGGACCGCATGCATCCGTCCGCCCGCCGCGTCGCTTTGCTCGTGGAGCACGGCATCGTTTTTCTTTTCGCGGTGGCTGTGCTGGTCATCGGCGGCGGCGAACTCTTCCGGGAGCGTTTTGTCTCCGGTCAGACAATGCCCGCCCTCGGTATCCTCAAAGCTTGGCAATACCTCTGCCTGCCGGTGAGCGGTGCGCTGATATCCCTGGTGGCCGTCTCGCACTTCGCCGCGGTGCGGGCGGGTGCCCCGGATACGGAGGAGGTGCGGCCTTGAACGAAGGACTTGCCGTCATGCTCGTCGTGTTCACCGCGCTGCTGTTGTTGCGCACGCCGGTGGCCGTGGTCATCGGTGCCTCCACCGTGCTGGCCGCGTGGACGCTCGGTTTCCCCTCGGTGCTGCTCACCACCTCGCGGGAAATGGCCAACGGCCTCGACAATTACCCGCTGCTCGCCATCCC
The window above is part of the Chthoniobacterales bacterium genome. Proteins encoded here:
- a CDS encoding TRAP transporter small permease encodes the protein MTAMKKLPKFLDATIGPLCAGVFVVLLLDVLWGVFTRYLLGDQARWTEELARFLMVWLAFLGAALAYLRRQHLGVEILVDRMHPSARRVALLVEHGIVFLFAVAVLVIGGGELFRERFVSGQTMPALGILKAWQYLCLPVSGALISLVAVSHFAAVRAGAPDTEEVRP